One region of Mycobacterium riyadhense genomic DNA includes:
- a CDS encoding type I polyketide synthase: MANSEELHSYLKQAVLELEKTRQRLREMEARIREPIAIVGMACRFPGGLNSPADLWRAVCEGRDLVAELPTDRGWDIANSDGWSGAPAGGFVSDVTGFDADFFGISAREALAIDPHQRIALEAAWEAFEHAGIDASTVRGSDTGVFLGMASILGGPPNGLASEDLDRPRPLGATSGASSMASGRISYFFGLCGPAITLDTGCSASLVAIHQAVRSLRSGECPLALAGGVTVLTQEGFAGLAAGKGSAAEGRCKSFAASADGAGWGEGVGILLLERLSDALENRHRVLAVIRGSAVNHDGPANGPDAPNRMAQQRVIRQALADAGLKASQVDVVEAHGTGTPLGDLTEVEALMETYGRHRPEGRPLWLGSLKSNVGHTLAAAGVGAVIKMVEAVRHRVIPATLHADEPNPYVDWSSGRVRLATKAHPWHSDGARRGGVSAFGASGVNAHLIVEEAVPEPSAAGEMTGPSCTSIPVVPWVITARSAQALPMQAARLAAHLEQNSDFRPIDVGLSLAASRATFDHRAVVVGRDRDELLDGLRSLAAGGTSSAVVRGVTEVPATTAMLFAGDGAQLLGAGRQLYSRFRVYANAFDEVCSIFDPRMDTSLRGLIFAEPGSPAAAMLTQAAYAQPALFTVEVALFRLAESWGLRPDLVIGDSLGEVTAAYVAGLWSLEDACHLVAKRGQLGETPSTEPALSEFSRLCRGLTYHVPTIRVISGLTGAAIDANVWSSPQYWVDQVTQPGRFVEAVHWARWQEGVANFLDVGRCVDDDLAFVNALASAYVVGTPIDWASAFADSGARRVDLPTYAFQRQRLWPETVVSPKSRTVVPNAVDLWTSSVGDGESSGPPSTETERMLAEAIKHVLGITQVGREDRFLALGGDSVSAMQLATRVRAAGLPLSAQMIFDHPTVRRLAAALDQLATDAEHEGDVGVVDADSSQAMSMSGLSLAELAALPDVLAKIDAALS; this comes from the coding sequence ATGGCAAATAGTGAAGAACTCCATTCATACCTCAAGCAGGCGGTGTTGGAGCTGGAGAAGACGCGCCAGCGCTTGCGGGAAATGGAAGCCAGAATTCGTGAGCCGATCGCGATTGTGGGTATGGCATGTCGATTTCCCGGGGGACTGAACTCGCCCGCCGACTTGTGGCGCGCGGTGTGCGAGGGGCGGGACCTGGTAGCGGAATTGCCAACCGACCGTGGCTGGGATATCGCCAATTCTGATGGCTGGTCGGGCGCCCCGGCTGGTGGATTCGTATCCGATGTCACCGGATTCGACGCCGACTTTTTTGGCATCAGCGCGCGCGAGGCGCTGGCGATCGATCCCCATCAACGCATTGCGCTCGAGGCCGCGTGGGAGGCGTTCGAACACGCAGGCATTGATGCGTCGACCGTCCGGGGTAGCGATACGGGGGTCTTCCTCGGGATGGCCTCGATTCTGGGCGGCCCTCCAAACGGTTTGGCGTCTGAGGACCTGGACCGTCCGCGTCCGTTGGGAGCGACCAGCGGCGCGTCGAGCATGGCCAGTGGTCGAATCTCATATTTCTTCGGTCTCTGTGGCCCGGCTATCACGCTCGATACCGGATGCTCCGCGTCGCTGGTGGCCATTCATCAGGCGGTCCGGTCGCTGCGGTCCGGGGAGTGCCCGCTGGCGCTCGCCGGGGGCGTCACCGTGCTGACGCAAGAAGGTTTTGCGGGGTTGGCGGCCGGCAAGGGATCTGCCGCCGAGGGGCGATGCAAGTCGTTCGCTGCGTCGGCCGATGGGGCTGGGTGGGGTGAGGGTGTGGGCATATTGCTGCTGGAACGGCTGTCCGATGCGCTGGAAAACCGGCATCGGGTGTTGGCGGTAATCCGGGGTTCGGCGGTCAATCACGACGGGCCGGCAAACGGCCCGGATGCCCCCAACCGGATGGCGCAGCAGCGAGTGATCCGCCAGGCACTGGCCGACGCCGGCCTGAAGGCGTCTCAAGTCGATGTGGTCGAGGCGCACGGCACGGGGACTCCACTGGGTGATCTCACCGAGGTCGAAGCGCTGATGGAAACCTACGGGCGGCACCGGCCGGAGGGTCGGCCGTTGTGGCTGGGGTCGCTGAAATCGAATGTGGGCCACACATTGGCAGCCGCTGGGGTGGGCGCAGTGATCAAAATGGTTGAGGCAGTGCGCCATCGGGTCATACCGGCGACCTTGCACGCGGATGAACCGAATCCGTACGTAGATTGGTCGTCGGGTCGCGTTCGGTTGGCCACCAAGGCGCACCCCTGGCACAGCGACGGTGCGCGCCGGGGCGGGGTATCTGCGTTCGGCGCCAGTGGTGTCAACGCGCACCTGATCGTGGAAGAGGCCGTGCCGGAACCCTCGGCAGCGGGCGAGATGACCGGTCCTTCGTGCACCAGCATCCCGGTCGTACCGTGGGTCATTACCGCGCGTTCCGCGCAGGCATTGCCGATGCAGGCCGCTCGGCTGGCGGCCCATCTGGAACAGAATTCCGACTTTCGTCCGATCGACGTCGGGCTTTCGCTGGCTGCATCCCGGGCCACGTTCGATCATCGGGCCGTTGTGGTCGGACGCGATCGCGACGAACTTCTCGATGGGCTGCGATCGTTGGCTGCCGGCGGGACATCCTCGGCGGTGGTGCGCGGTGTAACGGAGGTTCCGGCGACGACAGCGATGCTGTTTGCGGGTGACGGTGCGCAGTTGCTGGGTGCGGGACGACAGCTCTACTCTCGTTTTCGGGTGTATGCCAACGCATTTGACGAAGTGTGCTCGATCTTCGACCCCCGGATGGACACATCGCTGCGCGGTTTGATTTTTGCCGAGCCTGGCTCACCAGCCGCAGCAATGCTGACTCAAGCCGCCTACGCACAGCCGGCATTGTTCACCGTTGAGGTCGCACTGTTTCGCCTTGCCGAATCGTGGGGGCTTCGGCCTGATCTGGTCATTGGCGATTCGCTCGGTGAGGTGACGGCGGCCTACGTCGCGGGCCTATGGTCACTCGAGGATGCCTGCCATCTTGTCGCGAAACGCGGTCAGCTTGGGGAAACGCCGAGTACGGAACCGGCGCTTTCGGAGTTTTCTCGGCTCTGCCGCGGGCTGACATATCACGTCCCGACAATCCGGGTCATATCAGGGCTCACCGGTGCGGCTATCGACGCGAATGTTTGGAGTTCTCCGCAATATTGGGTTGACCAGGTAACGCAACCCGGCCGTTTTGTGGAAGCGGTGCACTGGGCTCGGTGGCAGGAGGGCGTCGCCAATTTCCTGGACGTTGGTCGCTGCGTCGATGACGACCTAGCATTCGTCAACGCGCTGGCATCTGCGTATGTCGTTGGTACGCCGATTGATTGGGCCAGTGCGTTTGCGGATTCGGGTGCCCGGCGAGTGGATCTGCCCACTTATGCATTTCAGCGCCAGCGGCTCTGGCCCGAAACCGTCGTGAGCCCCAAGTCGCGGACGGTCGTTCCGAATGCCGTCGATCTCTGGACGTCGAGCGTCGGCGACGGCGAGTCAAGCGGGCCGCCATCGACCGAGACCGAGCGGATGCTGGCTGAGGCGATCAAGCATGTTCTGGGCATCACGCAAGTGGGGCGCGAGGACCGATTCTTAGCGCTCGGCGGCGACAGTGTCTCCGCGATGCAGCTGGCAACTCGGGTGCGAGCGGCAGGTCTGCCGCTGAGCGCCCAGATGATTTTCGACCATCCCACAGTGCGGCGGCTGGCGGCGGCGCTAGACCAACTTGCCACCGACGCTGAACACGAGGGCGATGTCGGGGTGGTCGATGCCGATAGTTCTCAGGCGATGAGCATGTCGGGATTATCGCTGGCGGAGCTGGCCGCGTTGCCGGACGTCCTGGCCAAGATCGATGCGGCGCTGTCATGA
- a CDS encoding DHA2 family efflux MFS transporter permease subunit, with product MEHVQRIASRVAIGSGDIETSGSQRRYEPDYPRHVDARLLRIAGVCVLALMIVCLDTTVVFVAQRTFVTVFNSTEAVVAWTMTGYVLALATVTPLAGWAADRFGAKRLFIGSVLTFTVGSVLCATAPNIMLLIIFRVCQGFGGGVLMPLILTIVTREAGPGRAGRVMAVVGVPALLGQIGGPILGGWLVHTYGWKWIFLINLPVGLGTAVLAAIVFAKDQPRPSEVFDFIGVLLLLPGLATLLYGLSSLPGRGTAADPEVCLPATIGVVLITGFVFHALYRTDHPLIDMRLFANRVVTLANAVMFLFIVAFCGSGLIYPSYFQELLHHTPLQAGLATIPVGLGALVGVPLAGRSLDKHGPGKVLMVGAILVSTGAGIFAYGVANRVGYFPILVAGMTIVGLGVGFMQMPASVAAVQSLAPHQIARGSALVSVNQQIAASVAYALMSVILTIQFSRSENVSTAHKIANLQKRNRFEVPPDPAVIPRRALSPDFAVSVMRDLSHAYTVVFVVAFALTALTLIPAALLRKPGSTHPAARP from the coding sequence ATGGAGCACGTCCAGCGGATTGCAAGCCGTGTCGCTATTGGCAGCGGGGACATCGAAACGTCTGGGTCTCAGCGCCGCTACGAACCCGACTATCCGCGGCACGTCGACGCCCGGTTGCTCCGGATCGCCGGCGTATGCGTGCTGGCTTTGATGATCGTATGTCTGGACACGACGGTCGTCTTTGTCGCCCAACGCACGTTTGTCACCGTGTTCAACTCCACCGAAGCCGTCGTTGCCTGGACGATGACTGGCTACGTGCTCGCGCTGGCCACGGTTACCCCGCTGGCCGGATGGGCAGCCGATCGATTCGGTGCCAAACGACTATTCATTGGTTCAGTTCTGACCTTCACAGTGGGTTCGGTGCTCTGTGCGACAGCACCAAACATCATGTTGCTCATCATATTTCGCGTGTGTCAGGGCTTCGGTGGTGGCGTCTTGATGCCCCTGATCCTCACCATCGTGACTCGCGAGGCCGGTCCTGGGCGCGCCGGTCGGGTCATGGCGGTGGTCGGCGTACCGGCACTGCTCGGCCAAATCGGTGGGCCGATCCTGGGAGGTTGGTTGGTCCACACCTACGGCTGGAAATGGATCTTTTTGATCAACCTTCCGGTGGGCCTGGGCACGGCGGTCCTCGCAGCGATCGTCTTCGCGAAGGATCAACCGAGACCGTCGGAAGTCTTCGACTTCATCGGCGTGCTGCTGCTGTTGCCCGGCTTGGCGACACTACTGTATGGCCTATCGTCCCTGCCCGGTCGGGGTACCGCGGCCGACCCCGAGGTGTGCCTACCGGCCACCATCGGCGTGGTGTTGATCACGGGCTTCGTCTTCCATGCCCTTTATCGCACCGATCATCCGCTGATCGATATGCGGTTGTTCGCCAACCGTGTGGTCACCCTCGCCAACGCCGTGATGTTTCTGTTTATCGTCGCGTTTTGCGGTTCTGGGCTGATATATCCCAGCTACTTTCAGGAGCTGCTGCACCACACGCCCCTGCAGGCTGGATTGGCCACCATCCCGGTCGGACTCGGCGCGTTAGTGGGTGTGCCGCTCGCCGGTAGGTCCCTGGATAAGCATGGACCAGGGAAAGTCCTGATGGTGGGCGCCATACTGGTCAGCACGGGTGCGGGCATCTTTGCTTACGGTGTTGCCAACCGGGTCGGTTACTTTCCCATCCTGGTCGCCGGGATGACGATCGTGGGTCTGGGTGTGGGTTTCATGCAGATGCCGGCATCCGTAGCCGCCGTGCAGTCCTTGGCCCCGCATCAGATCGCACGCGGTTCAGCCCTGGTCAGCGTGAATCAGCAAATAGCCGCCTCGGTGGCCTACGCGCTGATGTCGGTGATCTTGACCATTCAATTCAGCCGCAGCGAAAACGTTTCGACCGCACACAAAATTGCGAACCTACAAAAGCGAAATAGGTTTGAAGTGCCCCCCGACCCGGCCGTCATTCCCCGGCGAGCTCTTAGCCCCGATTTCGCGGTCAGTGTCATGCGTGACCTGTCCCATGCATACACCGTCGTCTTCGTCGTTGCTTTTGCGCTGACGGCGTTGACGCTCATTCCCGCGGCGCTGTTGCGTAAGCCTGGATCCACCCATCCAGCAGCCCGCCCGTAG
- a CDS encoding tryptophan 7-halogenase: MALTNPEEFDVIVVGGGPAGSTLAALTAMQSHRVLVLEKEFFPRYQIGESLLPSTIHGVCRLTGVADELAKANFPRKQGGTFKWGASPEPWAFSFSASPRMAGPTSFAYQVERSKFDEILLNNARRVGAEVREGCVVTDVITADGRVLGVRYTNGDGSPREARARFVIDASGNKSRLYQRVGGTRRYSEFFRNLALFGYFEGGKRMPEPNNNNILCVAFDSGWFWYIPLNETLTSVGAVVQREMAEKVQGDPETALKSLIEECPMISDFLCSAERVTSGQYGKIRVRKDYSYHQTTFWCPGMLLVGDAACFVDPVFSSGVHLATYGALLAARSINSALAGLVDEQTAMNEFEARYRREYSVFYEFLLSFYEMHHSETSYFWQAKKITKNDRPELEAFIELVGGISSGECALTNADALAERFQSQSAEFAGAVDKAGPNGSMVPMLKSSLVRRLMQALFEGSAQEQIQGLLGKDAPRDRPLFPGGLVASRDGMFWLPANQ, encoded by the coding sequence ATGGCCCTGACGAATCCGGAAGAGTTCGATGTGATCGTGGTCGGCGGTGGTCCCGCCGGCTCGACATTGGCGGCTCTGACGGCCATGCAGTCGCACCGGGTTCTGGTATTAGAAAAGGAATTCTTTCCTCGCTATCAGATCGGTGAATCCCTGCTACCGTCCACGATCCACGGGGTCTGCCGTCTGACCGGAGTGGCCGACGAGCTCGCTAAGGCGAACTTCCCCCGGAAGCAGGGCGGCACCTTCAAGTGGGGAGCCAGTCCCGAACCATGGGCCTTCTCCTTTTCGGCCTCTCCGCGGATGGCAGGCCCGACCTCCTTCGCTTACCAAGTCGAGCGTTCGAAATTCGACGAGATCTTGCTCAACAACGCCCGCCGTGTCGGAGCCGAGGTTCGCGAGGGCTGCGTGGTCACCGACGTCATCACTGCCGACGGCCGAGTGCTCGGAGTGCGATACACCAACGGTGACGGCAGCCCACGCGAAGCTCGTGCGCGGTTCGTGATCGACGCTTCGGGAAACAAAAGTCGCCTGTACCAACGCGTGGGCGGAACGCGGAGGTATTCGGAATTCTTCCGCAACCTGGCTCTTTTTGGTTACTTCGAGGGCGGCAAGCGGATGCCGGAACCGAACAACAACAACATTCTCTGTGTGGCGTTCGACAGCGGATGGTTTTGGTACATCCCGTTAAACGAGACGCTGACGAGCGTCGGCGCGGTCGTGCAGCGGGAGATGGCCGAGAAGGTGCAGGGCGACCCCGAGACGGCGCTGAAATCCCTCATCGAGGAATGTCCCATGATCTCGGACTTCCTGTGCTCGGCCGAGCGGGTAACTAGCGGCCAATACGGGAAAATCAGAGTCCGCAAGGATTACTCCTACCACCAGACGACGTTCTGGTGCCCGGGCATGCTGCTAGTCGGCGATGCGGCATGTTTCGTCGACCCGGTGTTTTCTTCGGGTGTGCATCTCGCGACCTACGGCGCTCTGCTGGCAGCCCGGAGTATCAACAGCGCGTTGGCCGGGCTCGTCGACGAGCAAACGGCGATGAACGAGTTCGAAGCCAGGTACCGGCGCGAATACAGCGTGTTCTATGAATTCCTGCTGTCGTTTTACGAGATGCATCACAGCGAGACGTCGTACTTCTGGCAGGCCAAGAAGATCACCAAGAATGACAGACCTGAGCTCGAGGCGTTCATCGAGCTCGTCGGCGGTATCTCGTCGGGAGAGTGCGCCTTGACCAACGCTGACGCCCTCGCGGAGCGCTTCCAGTCACAATCTGCGGAGTTTGCCGGTGCGGTGGACAAGGCCGGACCAAACGGGAGCATGGTGCCGATGTTGAAGTCCTCGCTCGTCCGCCGGCTGATGCAGGCGCTGTTTGAGGGCAGCGCCCAGGAACAGATCCAGGGCCTGCTCGGCAAGGATGCTCCGCGGGATCGGCCACTGTTCCCCGGTGGCCTGGTGGCGTCGCGTGACGGCATGTTTTGGCTTCCGGCAAATCAATGA
- a CDS encoding alpha,alpha-trehalose-phosphate synthase (UDP-forming), protein MTPRGGPKTGGDSEFVVVANRLPVDLERLPDGTTTWKRSPGGLVTALEPLLRKQRGAWIGWPGLVDGDADAAAEPAVQDDLRLHSVHLSAEDVADYYEGFSNATLWPLYHDVIVKPIYHREWWERYVDVNRRFAEATSDAVVQGGTVWVQDYQLQLVPKMLRELRPDLTIGFFLHIPFPPVELFMQMPWRTEIVKGLLGADLVGFHLTGGAQNFLYLSRQLLGANTSRALVGVRSRFGEVELESRTVRVGAFPISIDSGALDHAARDRNIRRRAREIRAELGDPRKILLGVDRLDYTKGIDVRLKAFSELLAEGRAKRDDTVLVQLATPSRERVESYQILRNDIERQVGHINGEYAEVGHPVVHYLHRPVPRDELIAFFVASDVMLVTPLRDGMNLVAKEYVACRSDLGGALVLSEFTGAAAELRQSYLVNPHDLEGVKDAIEAALNQTVEDGRRRMRALRRQVLAHDVDRWARSFLDALAEAHPKGQS, encoded by the coding sequence ATGACTCCCAGGGGAGGCCCCAAGACAGGCGGCGACTCCGAATTTGTGGTGGTCGCCAACCGGCTACCCGTTGATCTGGAGCGACTTCCCGACGGTACGACGACCTGGAAACGCAGCCCAGGGGGGCTGGTCACTGCTTTAGAGCCGTTGCTCCGCAAACAGCGCGGGGCCTGGATCGGCTGGCCCGGATTGGTGGATGGCGACGCAGACGCGGCTGCGGAGCCGGCCGTCCAGGATGACCTACGGCTTCACTCGGTACATCTGTCCGCCGAAGACGTTGCTGACTATTACGAGGGGTTTTCCAACGCCACACTGTGGCCGCTGTACCACGACGTCATCGTCAAACCGATCTACCACCGCGAATGGTGGGAGCGCTATGTCGACGTCAACCGCCGCTTCGCCGAGGCCACGTCGGACGCGGTCGTCCAGGGCGGGACCGTATGGGTGCAGGACTACCAGCTGCAACTCGTGCCGAAAATGCTTCGCGAGCTGCGGCCCGACCTGACCATCGGCTTCTTTCTGCATATTCCGTTCCCGCCGGTGGAACTGTTCATGCAGATGCCCTGGCGCACCGAGATCGTCAAGGGTTTGCTCGGTGCCGACCTGGTGGGTTTCCATCTGACCGGCGGCGCCCAGAACTTCCTGTACCTGTCCCGCCAACTGCTCGGCGCCAACACTTCTCGGGCATTGGTGGGCGTGCGATCGCGGTTCGGTGAGGTGGAGCTCGAGTCCCGCACCGTTCGGGTCGGGGCGTTTCCCATTTCTATCGACTCTGGCGCACTCGACCACGCCGCCCGCGACCGCAACATCAGGCGACGGGCCCGGGAGATCCGGGCGGAGCTCGGTGATCCCCGCAAGATCCTGCTCGGCGTGGACCGCCTCGATTACACCAAGGGCATCGACGTCCGGCTGAAGGCTTTTTCTGAACTGCTCGCCGAAGGCCGCGCAAAGCGCGATGACACGGTTCTCGTGCAACTTGCGACCCCGAGCCGCGAGCGGGTGGAGAGTTACCAGATCCTGCGTAACGACATCGAACGCCAGGTCGGCCACATCAATGGCGAATACGCCGAAGTCGGTCACCCGGTGGTGCACTACCTGCATCGTCCGGTTCCGCGGGACGAACTCATCGCGTTCTTCGTGGCCAGCGACGTCATGCTGGTCACCCCGCTGCGCGACGGAATGAACCTGGTGGCCAAGGAGTACGTCGCCTGTCGTAGCGACCTGGGCGGCGCCCTGGTCCTGTCCGAATTCACCGGTGCCGCAGCCGAACTCCGGCAGTCCTATCTGGTCAACCCGCACGACCTCGAAGGCGTCAAGGATGCCATCGAGGCCGCGCTCAACCAGACCGTCGAAGACGGACGGCGGCGGATGCGGGCACTGCGACGGCAGGTGCTCGCCCATGACGTCGACCGCTGGGCCCGGTCGTTTCTCGACGCCCTCGCCGAAGCGCACCCTAAAGGCCAGAGCTAG
- a CDS encoding PIN domain-containing protein: MDFVDTNVLLYAYDTAAGHRHDRAADLVGRLWQERSGAISVQVLQEFFVNATRKVAAPVTLEAAVDRLRSLSRWRVHSPLADDVVAAALLSHRHQLSFWDAMIVRSAAELHCGTLWSEDLNDGQLIEGVRVRNPFG, translated from the coding sequence ATGGACTTCGTCGACACGAATGTCCTGCTGTACGCCTACGACACTGCTGCAGGACATCGTCATGACCGTGCCGCCGACCTTGTGGGCCGTCTCTGGCAGGAACGAAGCGGTGCAATCAGCGTGCAGGTGCTGCAAGAGTTCTTCGTCAACGCCACCCGGAAGGTCGCTGCTCCGGTCACACTGGAAGCGGCGGTCGATCGACTTCGTAGCCTGTCTCGCTGGCGCGTTCATTCGCCACTAGCAGACGATGTCGTGGCGGCGGCCTTGCTGTCGCACCGGCATCAGCTGTCGTTCTGGGATGCGATGATCGTGCGCAGCGCCGCTGAGCTGCACTGTGGCACCCTTTGGTCGGAGGATCTCAATGACGGCCAGCTCATAGAGGGCGTTCGCGTGCGCAACCCGTTCGGATGA
- a CDS encoding ABC transporter permease produces the protein MNGQVGWIGLATSLALVVLAAAISLWQRLGLQRQVLWAAARALVQLLLVGGALTLILEPGRSLWWSWAWTAGMIAYAGDVARRRAPEVPRLAPLAIAAFTAAAAISLGVIFGLRVFPLQARTLVPIAGMMIGNSMTAMVLVAWRLVDELRDKRDEVEARLALGQPSRQAAAPYLRTALRSAISPQIETTKATGLVFLPGAMTGLILAGVPPVQAVLVQAVVMFLILGSVAATTVVVALGLVRLVFTRDHRLLPLRQRPETSAPTRTSA, from the coding sequence GTGAACGGGCAGGTCGGCTGGATAGGGCTGGCGACGTCGCTGGCCCTGGTGGTATTGGCCGCGGCGATTTCGTTGTGGCAGCGATTGGGCCTACAGCGTCAAGTGCTGTGGGCGGCGGCTCGCGCGCTGGTCCAGTTGTTGCTGGTAGGCGGTGCCTTGACGCTGATACTCGAGCCAGGCCGTTCGCTGTGGTGGTCATGGGCGTGGACCGCAGGCATGATCGCGTATGCCGGGGACGTGGCCCGCCGACGGGCGCCGGAGGTGCCCCGGCTGGCGCCGCTCGCGATCGCCGCGTTCACCGCGGCGGCGGCGATCAGCCTGGGCGTGATATTTGGGCTGCGGGTGTTCCCGCTGCAGGCACGAACCCTGGTGCCGATCGCCGGGATGATGATCGGCAACTCGATGACCGCGATGGTGTTGGTGGCGTGGCGCCTGGTCGACGAGCTGCGCGACAAGCGCGACGAGGTCGAAGCTAGGCTGGCCCTCGGTCAACCCTCTCGCCAGGCCGCCGCCCCATACCTGCGAACCGCCTTGCGGTCGGCGATATCCCCGCAGATCGAAACCACCAAAGCCACCGGACTGGTGTTCCTGCCGGGCGCCATGACCGGACTGATCCTCGCCGGAGTACCCCCGGTCCAGGCAGTGCTCGTGCAGGCGGTGGTGATGTTCCTCATCCTCGGCTCGGTCGCAGCCACCACTGTCGTCGTCGCCCTCGGGCTCGTCCGCCTGGTGTTCACTCGGGACCATCGATTACTGCCGCTGAGGCAGCGACCCGAAACCTCCGCGCCGACCCGAACCAGTGCCTAG
- a CDS encoding phosphate ABC transporter ATP-binding protein — MDQDRDENSVFGFVDVVVEREQVRALDGFTATIPARGVTAVFGPSGSGKSTLLRLCNRLDVPTSGRVSFRGKDVAGIDPLWLRRRVGMCFQRPTPFPGTVADNLRVAEPEASEARMRETLQRVALAGSWLDRDAMALSGGEAQRMCLARTLMAQPQVLLLDEPTSAVDADAAEVIERAVRELAQDGIPALWVTHNPAQVERVADRVLHMERGRCTGFGPMDSDNGPGTR, encoded by the coding sequence GTGGACCAGGACAGGGACGAGAATTCGGTGTTCGGCTTTGTCGACGTCGTCGTCGAACGCGAGCAGGTGCGCGCGTTGGACGGATTCACCGCCACCATTCCGGCGCGGGGGGTGACGGCGGTGTTTGGACCATCGGGATCGGGCAAATCGACCCTGCTGCGCTTGTGCAACCGCCTGGACGTGCCGACCAGCGGACGAGTGTCGTTCCGCGGCAAGGACGTCGCGGGGATCGACCCGCTCTGGCTGCGGCGCCGGGTGGGGATGTGTTTCCAACGTCCGACGCCGTTTCCCGGCACAGTGGCCGACAACCTGCGCGTCGCCGAGCCGGAGGCTTCGGAGGCACGGATGCGGGAAACGCTGCAGCGGGTGGCGTTGGCGGGGTCGTGGTTGGACCGCGACGCGATGGCGCTCTCCGGTGGCGAGGCGCAGCGCATGTGTCTGGCCCGCACGCTGATGGCGCAGCCCCAGGTGTTACTGCTGGATGAGCCCACGTCGGCCGTCGACGCGGATGCGGCCGAGGTGATCGAGCGTGCGGTGCGGGAGCTGGCGCAGGATGGCATTCCGGCCCTGTGGGTCACTCACAACCCGGCGCAAGTGGAGCGGGTCGCTGACCGCGTTCTGCACATGGAGCGGGGCCGGTGTACCGGGTTCGGCCCCATGGACTCCGACAACGGACCGGGCACGCGGTGA
- a CDS encoding PadR family transcriptional regulator encodes MREFQRAAVRLHILHHAADDEVHGAWLTEELGRHGYKVSPGTLYPTLHRLEADGLLVSEQQVVAGRTRRVYRATPAGRAALDEDRRALRELAREVLGNEA; translated from the coding sequence TTGCGGGAGTTTCAGCGGGCCGCGGTGCGGCTGCACATCCTGCATCACGCCGCCGACGACGAAGTCCACGGCGCGTGGCTGACCGAGGAGCTGGGCCGCCACGGATACAAAGTGAGCCCCGGCACGCTGTATCCGACCCTGCACCGCCTCGAGGCTGACGGCCTACTGGTCTCGGAGCAGCAGGTCGTGGCCGGCCGCACCCGCCGCGTCTACCGGGCGACCCCGGCTGGGCGCGCAGCGCTGGACGAGGATCGCCGCGCGCTGCGCGAGCTGGCGCGCGAAGTCCTGGGAAACGAGGCCTGA